A stretch of Henckelia pumila isolate YLH828 chromosome 4, ASM3356847v2, whole genome shotgun sequence DNA encodes these proteins:
- the LOC140864840 gene encoding probable E3 ubiquitin-protein ligase EDA40: protein MVLGWRRAFCTSTSKDQKQDSTIIGDASDPVPSPRLRSRFGGFFSNPSTPRLETQPVSGPSLRCRTTVMPPEEGTHAVAVPTNSSAPQSVKLHCKTGNSPRFFNRSTPSSPRSPSTFSLLKSSLRLAKSRCGLCLQGVKTGGGTPAIFTAECGHSFHFPCISSYLKKQGSSLACPVCNSAWKEMHLLNSESFKKFYQEDRVRRESEAKESSNPKSSERRCTLKVYNDDEPLSSRTSCARFNPIPESDETEEESDEFTGFYGSKNMKIWNDMGRSCVEISFSPEVAVVSVGKTSETHALSLKIKAPAAPVRSTPVDLVTVLNVSRSVTGEKLHLMKRAMRLVVSSLYAADRLSIVAFSTTSKRLLPLRRMSTAGKKSARMIIDAVGSLDCAASSPTDSLKKAAKVIEDRREKNPSVTILLFTDGHRNDPVSSSSRLSHTKIPIHSFNLSACVQSPPDSFAKYINSILSISIQELEIQLVQTPGSPPYDIPAAYSYTGRPALIGSGSIGFRVGDFHSEEEKEVLVELKVPSLAPRTHRFLSVRCSYKDPSTLQRIHDKETFLPLPRPRASTRETKRLKCLFLATRAVAESRRMVERKDIVGAQHMIASATALVAHSGEEFVRLLESELSELNQTQQRRKNSHEREAGMEPITPTSAWRTAERLAKVAIMKKSLNRVSDLHGFEDARF, encoded by the exons ATGGTTTTGGGATGGCGAAGAGCATTCTGCACATCAACTTCGAAGGATCAGAAGCAGGATTCCACGATTATCGGAGATGCATCAGACCCTGTTCCGAGTCCCAGACTCCGCTCCAGATTCGGTGGTTTCTTCTCCAATCCCTCAACTCCTCGCCTGGAGACTCAGCCGGTTTCAGGCCCCAGCCTCCGCTGCAGAAccaccgttatgccgccggagGAGGGGACGCACGCAGTCGCGGTTCCGACTAACTCATCAGCTCCACAAAGTGTGAAACTCCATTGCAAGACTGGAAACAGTCCAAGATTCTTCAATCGATCCACCCCTTCTTCCCCCCGCTCCCCATCCACCTTTTCTTTACTCAAATCAAGCCTGCGCCTTGCAAAG AGTAGGTGCGGATTATGCTTGCAAGGTGTGAAGACGGGAGGGGGAACGCCGGCCATTTTCACGGCGGAGTGCGGCCATAGCTTCCATTTCCCCTGCATTTCTTCGTACCTGAAGAAACAGGGCTCCTCCCTCGCCTGCCCCGTCTGCAATTCTGCATGGAAGGAAATGCATCTTTTGAACTCGGAAAGTTTCAAGAAATTCTATCAAGAAGATCGAGTGAGGAGAGAATCGGAAGCTAAAGAATCCAGCAATCCGAAGAGCAGCGAGAGGAGATGCACGTTGAAGGTCTATAATGATGACGAGCCACTTTCATCACGCACTTCCTGCGCGCGGTTCAATCCGATACCTGAATCAgatgaaaccgaagaagaaagcGATGAATTCACCGGGTTTTATGGTTCCAAGAACATGAAGATTTGGAATGACATGGGAAGGAGCTGTGTGGAGATTTCTTTCTCGCCGGAGGTGGCTGTGGTATCGGTCGGGAAAACCAGCGAAACTCACGCTTTGAGTTTGAAAATTAAAGCACCGGCGGCGCCTGTCCGGAGCACTCCCGTTGATTTGGTGACGGTGCTTAATGTCAGCAGAAGCGTAACAGGCGAGAAGCTTCATCTGATGAAGAGGGCCATGAGACTGGTGGTCTCCTCCCTCTACGCGGCCGACAGATTGTCCATCGTGGCATTCTCCACCACTTCGAAGCGGCTGCTTCCGCTGCGCAGAATGTCCACCGCAGGCAAGAAATCTGCGCGCATGATCATCGACGCAGTCGGATCACTGGATTGCGCGGCCTCCAGCCCGACGGACTCCCTCAAAAAGGCCGCCAAAGTCATCGAGGACCGCCGCGAGAAAAACCCCTCCGTCACCATCCTCCTCTTCACCGACGGCCACCGCAATGACCCTGTTTCCTCTTCCTCACGACTCTCACACACGAAAATCCCTATCCATTCATTCAACCTCAGCGCGTGCGTCCAATCGCCGCCCGACTCCTTCGCGAAATACATAAACAGTATACTTTCCATCTCTATACAAGAGCTCGAAATCCAGCTCGTGCAGACACCTGGTTCACCTCCGTATGATATCCCGGCGGCTTATTCATACACCGGCAGACCAGCATTAATCGGATCCGGGTCGATCGGTTTCCGGGTCGGGGATTTCCATTCggaagaagagaaagaagtgCTGGTAGAATTGAAGGTCCCATCGTTGGCTCCCCGGACCCACCGCTTCTTGTCCGTTCGATGCTCGTACAAAGACCCGTCAACCCTACAACGAATACACGACAAGGAAActtttctcccacttccacGCCCACGCGCCTCCACTCGCGAGACCAAGCGACTGAAATGCCTCTTCCTCGCCACACGCGCCGTCGCCGAGAGCAGGAGAATGGTCGAGAGGAAAGACATAGTCGGAGCGCAGCACATGATAGCCTCGGCGACGGCTCTGGTCGCACATTCCGGCGAGGAATTCGTACGGCTGTTGGAATCGGAGCTGAGTGAACTGAATCAAACGCAGCAGCGGAGGAAGAACAGCCACGAAAGAGAAGCCGGAATGGAGCCGATCACGCCGACGTCGGCTTGGAGAACGGCGGAACGGCTGGCTAAAGTAGCCATCATGAAGAAATCATTGAACAGAGTCAGCGATTTGCATGGCTTCGAGGATGctagattttaa